The region GCGCCTTTGACAAATGCGCCAGGTGCGGCATGTGCCCCACGCATACTGCGGACTTCTGGCGAATGGTTTTCAGCCAGGCAAGTGTGTCGGCGACGTCGGCGTCGGGCAGGAGGCACTGCTTTTTCGTCACCGGCGCGTTGAACGAGAAATTCTGGGCCAGGACCGCCGCGGTGTCGTGCGCGCGCGCAAGCGGGCTCGACGCGAGGACGCCCGGCCGGCACTGGAGGAGCGACAGGGCGCGGCCCGCGGTCTGCGCCTCGCGTATTCCCTGCGTGTCAAGCCGGCGTTTTTCACCGCCGGTTGCGGCCGCGGTCGCATGGCGCACGAGGTGGAGAAACGCGGCATTGCTTTTGCCCTGACCAAACAGCGCGGCCGCCGCATACAGCATCGACGACATCCGCAGGGAACGCCACGACCGGCGGAACGCGGCGAGGATCACGCGCTTACTGGCAGAAAGCGCCAAAAGAAGCTGTGGCGCCGCGGGGGAATCCTGCTGGCGCAGGCGCAGGAGCGCCATGTCGGTGTCGTGCAGGTCGCCGAGCGTGTCGGCGAGCGCCTTGAAGCGGCGGGCAAACAGCGCCGCAGGTCTGCCGAGTACGGGCGCGAAGAACTCGGACCAGTAGCGGCCGCGCCTGCACAGCTTCCGCAGGTGGTGCATCTGCTTCACGTCATAGTCGGGTTTCACGCCCGGCCGCGACAATACCTCAAAGTAAAGAGCGGCGAGCCTGCGGCCGGCAAACGGTGCAAGCGGGACCTGCGGCTTATTTGACTTCTGCGGAAGCTCGATCCGCAGGAAGCGGTTGATGTGACGCATAAGAGCGGTATACTCACGGCCGGCCAGGATTTTCCGCAACGCCTGCTGGTCGGCTTTTTTCATGCGCGACTGCAGCGCGCAGAAGTGGACGAAATCGCTGCTGCCCCTAAAGCGGTCCGACATCCGCCGGGAAAACAGGAAAGCGCGCCAAACGTCGTTGTCGCGCACCGGCGAAAGCGCAAGCGCGATCGATGCGATTTTTTCATCGATGGCGCGGCAGGTTTTCGCCGGGAGGAACGGCGCAAAAAGGCGCAGGCAGGAACGGAGCCGGCGCAGGGCCACGCGGGCGTCATGGAGCGGCTCGTCGCTTTCCCCGGTGAGCATGCCGCCGTACTGTTCGGCAACGATGCGGTACTGGAGATACAAAAGCCTTCGCGCCGCGTCAAGAACGCCGTCGCCGGGCCGCACGATCCCGAAAAATTTCCCCGCCGCTTCCGCTCGGGTGCTTTCGACGATGCGCAGCTCTTTGGGAAAAATATTTTTCCACAGGTCGGCCTTGGCCCGGGCCCACGCGATGTTGCCCCGGTAGGTGGGACTCGAGACCGAAAGCAGGGTGCCGCCGCGGCGGTTCTTGACGGAAAGTATCGATGTGTTCTGTACGTGGCCGTGGTCAAGGCCGTCGGCGACGCGCAGGATCGCGCCAAGCCTGAGGGCGGTTACCTTATTGTCAAGATTTTTGAAAAAGCGGTCGAAATACGCCTTCGTGTAGTCCTTGCGGTGGAGCAGGATTATGGCCGCAATGGTCCTGCATTGTTCGTCGGTAAAGCCCGCCACCCCCTTTTTCATCACGATACGCATGCCCTGTGCCTGATGATCGGACGGTTTTTGGAAATAGCCAATGTCATGGAGAAGCGCCGCGGCTCTCAGCGTCGGGCGAAGGGACGCCGGTAATTTCAGATGACGGCTCATCGCATCGAATATCTGGAGCGAAAGCCCGGCGACAAACCGCGAATGGGCATCCTCGTTTTTATATTTTCTGCAGAGGGATTCTATGGTCGGCTTTTTGGACATATGCCTTGAATTTCGCGGATTGAAATGATGTCGCTCATGTCAAACTAGAGATGCAAAGTCCTATTTTCTTGCCTTTGCCGGTTTGTGCGCCTCGAACATGGTGCGTTTCATCCGCTTGGCCTTTTCCGTTTTTTCCCGCACCTCGTCGTACAGTGCCTCGTGGCAGTTGAATTCCTTTTTCCCGCGGCCGTCTGTTATGCGCCGCCAAGACCCATCCGGAAAAAGCCGCCACGAGTTTACCGTGTCCTTGAAGCACCAGTCGAGGATGTGGAGGAGCCGCGCCTTTGCGTCCTTGTCCTCGACCGGCGTTAAAAGTTCCACGCGTTTGTCAAGGTTGCGCTGCATCCAGTCCGCGGTGCAGATGAAGACCCTCTCCCTGCCGCCGTTGTAGAAGCTCCAGATGCGGGCATGCTCGAGGAACCTGCCCACGATGCTTTTGACCGTGATGTTTTCGCTTAGGCCCTCCACGCCCGGCTGCAGGCAGCAGATGCCGCGGACGTTGAGGGAGATTTTAACCCCTGCCTGCGATGCGGCGTACAATGCCGAGATGATATCAGGATGGGTGATCGAATTCATTTTTGCCTGAATGGAGGCCTTCTGTCCCTGGCGGCAGCGTTCGGTCTCTGCCTCGATCAGCGAAATCACGCGCTGCTTAAGGCCGAGCGGCGCGGACTCGATCTTCCGGTATTTCTGCGGCTGCGAGTTGCCGGTGATGGAATTGAAAAAGGCGGAAGCGTCCGCGCCGAGGTCCTCGTCGCAGGTGAAAAGTGATGCGTCACTGTAAATGGTCGCGGTGATTTCGTTGTAGTTGCCGGTCCCGAAATGGACATAGCGTTTGAGGCCGTCGCGCTCGCGACGCACCGCGATGAACACCTTGGCGTGCGTCTTGAGCCCCTTCACGCCGTAGATGACCTGCACGCCCGCGTCCTCGAGTTCGGCGGCCCATTCGATGTTGCGTTCCTCGTCGAACCGCGCCTTGAGCTCCACGAGCGCGGTGACGTATTTGCCGGCCCGCGCCGCGTCGGCGAGCGCGGCCACGAACGGACTTTTCTTGCTGGTGCGGTACAGGGTCTGCTTGATGGCCACGACATCAGCATCCTTTGCCGCCTCCTGGACAAAACGGAGCACCGGATCGAAGCTCTCATAGGGATGATACAGCAGGACGTCGCGTTTGGAAATCACCTCAAACATTGACAAGGGCGATTTCAGAAGGGGAGGCGTTTTGGCCGGCCACGGCTTGTACCGGAGCTTTTCAAAGCCCGAAAGCGTGGTGAGCTGCATGAACGCCGAAAGATCAAGAGGCCCCAGGGCGCGGTACACGGTGTTGCCGGCCGCGCAGAGGGACGAGGCGAGCGCAGCCACGAGGACGGGCGTCGCCTTTGCGTCGACCTCGAGCCGCACACAATCGCCGCGTTTGCGCGCGTCAATCACGTCCTCCATTGCCGAAAGCAGGTCATGCGCGTCGTCTTCCTGCAGCGACATGTCCGCGTTCCGGGTCACGCG is a window of Chitinivibrionales bacterium DNA encoding:
- a CDS encoding CHAD domain-containing protein, which encodes MSKKPTIESLCRKYKNEDAHSRFVAGLSLQIFDAMSRHLKLPASLRPTLRAAALLHDIGYFQKPSDHQAQGMRIVMKKGVAGFTDEQCRTIAAIILLHRKDYTKAYFDRFFKNLDNKVTALRLGAILRVADGLDHGHVQNTSILSVKNRRGGTLLSVSSPTYRGNIAWARAKADLWKNIFPKELRIVESTRAEAAGKFFGIVRPGDGVLDAARRLLYLQYRIVAEQYGGMLTGESDEPLHDARVALRRLRSCLRLFAPFLPAKTCRAIDEKIASIALALSPVRDNDVWRAFLFSRRMSDRFRGSSDFVHFCALQSRMKKADQQALRKILAGREYTALMRHINRFLRIELPQKSNKPQVPLAPFAGRRLAALYFEVLSRPGVKPDYDVKQMHHLRKLCRRGRYWSEFFAPVLGRPAALFARRFKALADTLGDLHDTDMALLRLRQQDSPAAPQLLLALSASKRVILAAFRRSWRSLRMSSMLYAAAALFGQGKSNAAFLHLVRHATAAATGGEKRRLDTQGIREAQTAGRALSLLQCRPGVLASSPLARAHDTAAVLAQNFSFNAPVTKKQCLLPDADVADTLAWLKTIRQKSAVCVGHMPHLAHLSKALLKSGRGAPVEFKRASACCISFAGKMEPGKGALEWYFTQRKMKRIVERITGKL
- the ppk1 gene encoding polyphosphate kinase 1, with amino-acid sequence MLNLKKTEFINRELSWLEFNDRVLECAQNASIPLLERLKFLAITGSNLDEFFMVRVGGLQMLSKKNDGKKDPAGMRPSEQLDAIYKRATAMAADRYACFFGLEKELTGSGIVRVAAHELSKEQSRHAEYVFENELAPVLSPMTLADAEHAPLLANRMLYIAVRFSSPDGPFSARGGKTTARGRRLAVIPLGKASGRFFTLPSEGGYHFMLVEDLVTLFVSRFFPGEAIAETACFRVTRNADMSLQEDDAHDLLSAMEDVIDARKRGDCVRLEVDAKATPVLVAALASSLCAAGNTVYRALGPLDLSAFMQLTTLSGFEKLRYKPWPAKTPPLLKSPLSMFEVISKRDVLLYHPYESFDPVLRFVQEAAKDADVVAIKQTLYRTSKKSPFVAALADAARAGKYVTALVELKARFDEERNIEWAAELEDAGVQVIYGVKGLKTHAKVFIAVRRERDGLKRYVHFGTGNYNEITATIYSDASLFTCDEDLGADASAFFNSITGNSQPQKYRKIESAPLGLKQRVISLIEAETERCRQGQKASIQAKMNSITHPDIISALYAASQAGVKISLNVRGICCLQPGVEGLSENITVKSIVGRFLEHARIWSFYNGGRERVFICTADWMQRNLDKRVELLTPVEDKDAKARLLHILDWCFKDTVNSWRLFPDGSWRRITDGRGKKEFNCHEALYDEVREKTEKAKRMKRTMFEAHKPAKARK